A region from the Rufibacter sp. DG15C genome encodes:
- the secE gene encoding preprotein translocase subunit SecE codes for MEKLRKFFNDTVEEMQYKVSWPTYSELQKSSILVLVGSLVFALLVGAMDLVYDSTLSWFYNQF; via the coding sequence ATGGAAAAGCTGAGAAAATTTTTCAATGACACAGTAGAGGAGATGCAATACAAGGTCTCCTGGCCAACCTATTCTGAACTACAGAAGAGTTCTATCTTGGTATTGGTAGGGTCATTGGTGTTTGCTCTACTGGTAGGTGCTATGGACTTGGTATACGATTCCACCTTGTCATGGTTTTATAACCAATTCTAA
- a CDS encoding acetyl-CoA carboxylase biotin carboxyl carrier protein subunit produces the protein MLQVKSAAQTWQVVLEKNQILLNNTPFTWDLLPLTPTSFHILKDGRSYTAELLDIEADTKTFRIKINGNVHTLQVQDRMDLLLASLGMDQALVQKINDIKAPMPGLILDIKVEVGQEVKKGDPILILEAMKMENIIKSPGDGVVSAIKVNVKQNVEKNQVLVLF, from the coding sequence ATGTTGCAGGTAAAATCAGCCGCCCAAACGTGGCAAGTTGTCTTAGAGAAAAATCAGATCCTTCTTAACAACACACCTTTTACCTGGGATTTACTCCCACTCACTCCTACCTCTTTCCACATCCTCAAAGACGGCCGATCGTATACCGCTGAGCTGTTGGACATAGAGGCAGACACCAAAACCTTCCGGATCAAGATCAACGGCAACGTGCATACCCTGCAGGTGCAGGACCGCATGGACTTGCTGCTGGCTAGCCTGGGCATGGACCAAGCACTGGTGCAGAAGATCAATGACATCAAGGCGCCTATGCCGGGACTTATCCTGGACATTAAAGTGGAGGTGGGCCAGGAAGTGAAGAAAGGTGATCCTATTTTGATTCTGGAAGCCATGAAGATGGAGAACATCATCAAGTCTCCTGGTGACGGCGTGGTGAGCGCTATCAAGGTAAACGTGAAGCAGAACGTGGAGAAAAACCAGGTGCTGGTGCTTTTCTAG
- the rplJ gene encoding 50S ribosomal protein L10: MTREEKEIIVQDLGEKFAQSGFFYITDASELTVATINSFRRLCFDRGIEYKVYKNTLIRKALDTLDADTSSMDVALKGSSGILFANGAGNGPAKLLKDFRKTGAKKPLLKGAYIDSSIYLGEEQLDALSNIKSKEELLGDLIGLLQSPAKNVISALQSGGNILAGVVKTLSEREQ, from the coding sequence ATGACAAGAGAAGAAAAAGAAATCATTGTACAGGACTTGGGTGAAAAGTTTGCTCAGTCTGGATTCTTCTACATCACTGATGCTTCAGAACTGACGGTAGCAACTATCAATAGCTTCAGAAGACTTTGTTTTGACAGAGGGATTGAATACAAAGTGTACAAGAACACTTTGATCCGCAAAGCCCTAGATACTCTTGATGCAGATACATCTTCAATGGATGTAGCCTTGAAAGGTTCTTCTGGGATTTTGTTTGCCAATGGCGCAGGAAATGGTCCAGCAAAATTGCTGAAAGATTTCCGCAAGACTGGCGCAAAGAAGCCTCTTTTGAAAGGTGCTTACATTGACAGCAGCATTTACCTAGGTGAAGAGCAGTTGGATGCGTTGAGCAACATCAAATCAAAAGAAGAATTACTGGGAGACCTTATCGGACTTCTTCAGTCACCAGCCAAAAACGTTATCTCTGCTCTACAGAGCGGTGGCAACATCCTGGCCGGCGTAGTGAAGACTTTATCAGAAAGAGAACAATAA
- the rplL gene encoding 50S ribosomal protein L7/L12 produces MADLKAFAEQLVNLTVKEVNELATILKDEYGIEPAAAAPVMMAGGAGGDAGAAAEEKTSFDVILKSAGASKLAVVKLVKELTGLGLKEAKELVDGAPKPLKEGVAKDEADSLKKALEEAGAEVEVK; encoded by the coding sequence ATGGCAGATTTGAAAGCATTCGCTGAGCAGTTGGTTAACTTAACTGTAAAAGAGGTTAATGAACTTGCTACGATCCTTAAGGATGAGTATGGTATTGAGCCAGCAGCAGCTGCTCCTGTTATGATGGCTGGTGGTGCTGGTGGAGACGCTGGAGCTGCTGCTGAAGAAAAAACATCTTTTGATGTTATTCTTAAGTCAGCTGGTGCCTCTAAACTAGCAGTTGTGAAGCTGGTTAAAGAATTAACAGGCCTAGGCTTGAAAGAAGCAAAAGAACTAGTTGATGGTGCTCCAAAGCCATTGAAAGAAGGTGTTGCTAAAGATGAAGCTGATTCATTGAAAAAAGCATTGGAAGAAGCTGGTGCTGAAGTGGAGGTTAAGTAA
- the pyrH gene encoding UMP kinase, with product MQYKRILLKLSGESLMGDQQYGIDTNMLVQYAEEIKSAVDMGVQVAVVIGGGNIFRGVQAESVGLDRVQGDYMGMLATVINSMALQSALEKAGVFTRLLSGINIQQVCEPYIRRRAMRHLEKNRVVIFGAGIGSPYFTTDSAASLRAIEIEADVVLKGTRVDGIYTADPEKDPTATRYTDITFNEVFEKGLNVMDMTAFTLCKENNLPIVVFDINQRGNLAKLVSGDKIGTLVSM from the coding sequence ATGCAATACAAACGAATACTACTAAAGTTGAGCGGTGAGTCCTTGATGGGCGATCAGCAGTATGGCATTGATACCAACATGCTGGTGCAGTATGCAGAGGAGATTAAGTCTGCTGTAGATATGGGCGTGCAAGTAGCCGTGGTGATTGGAGGTGGGAACATCTTTAGAGGCGTACAGGCTGAGTCTGTAGGTTTGGACCGAGTGCAAGGTGACTACATGGGCATGCTGGCCACTGTCATCAATAGCATGGCGTTGCAGAGTGCCTTAGAGAAAGCCGGTGTCTTCACGCGTTTGCTATCGGGTATCAACATTCAGCAGGTATGCGAGCCGTACATCCGCCGCAGGGCTATGCGTCACCTGGAGAAAAACCGCGTAGTTATCTTTGGCGCCGGAATTGGTAGCCCTTACTTTACCACAGACTCAGCAGCTAGCTTACGCGCCATTGAGATTGAGGCAGACGTGGTTTTGAAAGGAACGCGCGTAGACGGCATCTACACCGCAGACCCAGAGAAAGACCCAACCGCTACCCGCTACACAGACATTACGTTTAACGAGGTGTTTGAAAAAGGCCTGAACGTGATGGACATGACGGCGTTTACCCTTTGCAAAGAGAACAACCTACCCATAGTAGTGTTTGATATTAACCAACGCGGCAACTTAGCCAAATTGGTAAGCGGCGATAAAATAGGGACCTTGGTTTCTATGTAA
- the tuf gene encoding elongation factor Tu, with product MAKEQFDRSKPHVNIGTIGHVDHGKTTLTAAITQVLAGKGLAAKRDFSSIDNAPEEKERGITINTSHVEYATENRHYAHVDCPGHADYVKNMVTGAAQMDGAILVVAATDGPMPQTREHILLARQVGVPALVVFMNKVDMVDDPELLELVEMEIRELLSFYDFDGDNIPVIQGSALGGLNGDEKWVKTIEELMDAVDSYIPIPARLTDLPFLMPVEDVFSITGRGTVATGRIERGIINSGEQVDILGMGAEGLKSVVTGVEMFRKILDRGEAGDNVGLLLRGIEKTDIRRGMVICKPGSVTPHLKFKAEVYVLSKEEGGRHTPFFNNYRPQFYLRTTDVTGVITLPEGVEMVMPGDNITITVDLINKVAMEKGLRFAIREGGRTVGAGQVTEILD from the coding sequence ATGGCTAAAGAACAATTTGATCGCTCCAAACCGCACGTAAACATCGGTACTATTGGGCACGTTGACCACGGCAAAACAACCTTGACTGCTGCTATTACTCAGGTTTTAGCGGGCAAAGGTCTAGCCGCAAAAAGAGATTTCTCTTCTATTGATAACGCTCCAGAAGAAAAAGAGCGTGGTATTACTATTAACACGTCTCACGTTGAGTACGCTACTGAGAACCGTCACTACGCGCACGTTGACTGTCCTGGTCACGCTGACTATGTGAAGAACATGGTTACTGGTGCTGCTCAGATGGATGGTGCTATCTTGGTAGTTGCTGCTACAGATGGTCCAATGCCACAAACTCGTGAGCACATCCTTTTGGCTCGTCAGGTAGGTGTTCCTGCTCTTGTTGTGTTCATGAATAAAGTGGACATGGTAGACGATCCAGAATTGTTAGAGCTAGTTGAAATGGAAATCAGAGAGCTTCTTTCTTTCTACGATTTCGACGGTGATAACATCCCAGTTATTCAAGGTTCTGCCCTTGGTGGTTTAAACGGCGATGAGAAATGGGTGAAAACCATTGAAGAATTGATGGATGCAGTAGATAGCTACATTCCAATTCCTGCTCGTTTAACTGACCTTCCATTCTTGATGCCAGTTGAGGACGTGTTCTCAATCACTGGTCGTGGTACAGTAGCTACTGGCCGTATTGAGCGTGGTATCATCAACTCTGGTGAGCAAGTTGATATCTTGGGTATGGGTGCTGAAGGCTTGAAATCAGTAGTAACTGGTGTAGAGATGTTCCGCAAGATCCTAGACAGAGGTGAAGCTGGTGACAACGTAGGTCTATTGCTTCGTGGTATTGAGAAAACTGATATCCGTCGTGGTATGGTTATCTGCAAGCCAGGTTCAGTAACTCCTCACTTGAAATTCAAAGCTGAAGTTTACGTTCTTTCTAAAGAAGAAGGTGGACGTCACACTCCATTCTTCAACAACTACCGTCCACAGTTCTACTTAAGAACTACTGACGTAACTGGTGTTATCACTTTGCCAGAAGGTGTTGAGATGGTTATGCCTGGTGACAACATCACTATCACTGTTGATTTGATCAACAAAGTAGCGATGGAGAAAGGTCTACGTTTCGCTATCCGTGAGGGTGGTAGAACAGTAGGTGCTGGTCAGGTAACTGAAATCCTTGACTAA
- a CDS encoding M1 family metallopeptidase translates to MNHILSRAFFAFGVSLFLAGCAAKQPSTPIASSEETGMALDTTALLDSVAAFAKPKTSNGPYQPAAERKVDLLHTRLAVKFNWAKQQLMGEATLTLKPYFYPQTQVVLDAKGFDVHKVELRQGKMGKALPFTYDQKQITVQLGKSYTRKDTLQLFIAYTAKPTELKVTGSDAIVADQGLYFINPLGTDPNLPQQIWTQGETESSSCWFPTIDKPNERMTQELFITIEDKFKTLSNGRLVSSKKEANNLRTDHWKLDQPHAPYLAMMAIGNYAVIKDTWRGKEVSYWVEPAYAATAKATFGRTPEMLEFFSQKLGVSFPWNKYAQVVVRNFVSGAMENTTASTFMEALQQDRRELLDKNWDHIIAHELFHQWFGDYVTTESWANLPLNESFADYSEYLWAEHKYGPEEAALTHQEAFHQYLQEFQSKQEPLIRYKYLDKEDMFDSHSYAKGGRVLHMLRKLVGDEAFFASLNLYLTLHKYTSVEIDELRLAFEDVTGQDLNWFFNQWFLSPGHPVLAVTKWQAGDSLKIRVAQLQDSVTRPVYRFPLTIEVKKGDKRERVVFQIANRVDTLSIPMTHLHEVFIVDPEQELLAQIMEEKTPEEWEAQFMDGSTYAAKSLALFHLIEGEKRSEPVMEKALSDPFWKIRALGLELLAGSEKLKERQYQSRLQQLSQQDKNSQVRAMAIYVLSNVPEIASTTFERGLQDSSYQVVGASIFAYAKAKGPLEPLKKFLGYKNPEVVNALAASFTESTEDEIYDWYLQRAPQLKNENLYYFLQSFGAFLLKKNIDDQERGWKVLVEVVEKEKVAVVKQTAFQVLLWIAETEDRKMEVSKLLEKHPDLAAWMNQQP, encoded by the coding sequence ATGAACCATATCCTTTCCCGCGCCTTCTTCGCCTTTGGCGTCAGTCTTTTCCTGGCAGGGTGCGCCGCCAAGCAACCTAGTACGCCTATAGCCTCTTCAGAAGAAACCGGAATGGCTCTGGACACCACCGCTCTTCTGGATTCTGTAGCGGCGTTTGCCAAGCCTAAGACCAGCAACGGCCCCTACCAGCCCGCCGCAGAGCGCAAAGTAGATTTGCTCCACACCCGGCTGGCTGTCAAGTTCAACTGGGCCAAGCAGCAACTGATGGGCGAGGCCACCTTGACGCTAAAACCCTATTTCTATCCGCAGACGCAAGTGGTGCTAGATGCCAAGGGCTTTGATGTGCACAAGGTGGAGTTGCGCCAAGGCAAGATGGGGAAGGCACTGCCCTTTACCTATGACCAAAAGCAAATCACCGTTCAACTGGGCAAGAGCTATACGCGCAAAGACACGCTTCAACTGTTTATTGCCTATACCGCCAAGCCCACTGAGTTGAAGGTGACGGGCAGCGACGCCATTGTGGCGGACCAAGGTTTGTATTTCATCAATCCCCTGGGCACCGATCCTAACCTTCCTCAGCAGATTTGGACCCAGGGCGAGACAGAATCCAGCTCCTGCTGGTTTCCTACTATTGACAAGCCCAATGAGCGCATGACCCAAGAACTCTTCATCACTATTGAGGATAAGTTCAAGACCTTGTCTAATGGAAGATTGGTATCTTCTAAGAAAGAAGCCAACAACCTGCGCACAGACCATTGGAAACTAGACCAGCCCCACGCGCCTTACTTGGCCATGATGGCCATTGGGAACTATGCCGTGATTAAAGACACCTGGCGCGGAAAGGAAGTAAGCTACTGGGTGGAACCAGCCTACGCAGCCACCGCCAAGGCCACGTTTGGGCGAACTCCAGAAATGTTGGAGTTTTTCTCCCAAAAGCTAGGCGTGAGTTTTCCTTGGAATAAATACGCGCAAGTGGTGGTGCGCAACTTTGTGTCTGGCGCCATGGAGAATACCACCGCCTCTACCTTTATGGAAGCTTTACAACAGGACCGCCGCGAACTGCTAGACAAAAACTGGGACCATATCATTGCGCATGAGTTGTTCCACCAGTGGTTTGGCGATTATGTCACCACCGAGTCCTGGGCTAACCTTCCCTTGAATGAATCCTTCGCCGATTATTCTGAGTACCTCTGGGCTGAACATAAATATGGTCCTGAAGAAGCGGCCCTCACGCACCAAGAGGCCTTTCACCAATACCTGCAAGAGTTCCAGTCTAAACAGGAGCCGTTGATCAGGTACAAATACCTGGACAAGGAAGATATGTTTGACAGTCACTCGTATGCCAAAGGCGGACGGGTACTGCATATGCTCAGAAAGTTAGTGGGAGATGAGGCCTTCTTCGCCTCCTTGAATCTGTACCTCACGCTACATAAGTACACCTCAGTAGAGATTGACGAGTTGCGCCTTGCCTTTGAAGATGTCACTGGCCAAGACTTGAACTGGTTCTTTAACCAATGGTTCTTGAGCCCGGGCCACCCTGTGCTAGCAGTAACCAAATGGCAAGCGGGAGATTCCTTAAAGATAAGAGTCGCCCAACTACAGGATAGCGTTACCCGGCCTGTTTACCGTTTTCCATTAACCATAGAGGTAAAGAAAGGGGACAAAAGGGAAAGGGTGGTGTTTCAGATAGCAAACAGAGTGGACACGCTTTCAATTCCTATGACGCATTTACACGAGGTGTTTATAGTGGACCCAGAGCAAGAGTTACTGGCGCAGATCATGGAGGAGAAGACGCCAGAAGAATGGGAAGCCCAGTTCATGGATGGTTCTACCTATGCCGCCAAGTCTTTGGCGCTGTTCCATTTGATAGAAGGTGAGAAGCGATCAGAGCCCGTGATGGAGAAAGCGTTGTCAGATCCCTTCTGGAAGATAAGAGCGCTGGGCCTGGAGCTGCTGGCAGGCTCTGAGAAGTTAAAGGAAAGACAGTACCAATCTAGGTTGCAGCAACTATCTCAGCAGGACAAGAATAGTCAAGTAAGAGCCATGGCCATATATGTATTGAGCAACGTGCCAGAAATTGCCTCTACTACCTTTGAACGCGGCCTACAGGATAGTTCTTACCAAGTAGTGGGCGCTTCCATATTTGCCTATGCCAAAGCCAAGGGGCCGCTTGAACCGTTGAAAAAGTTTTTAGGCTATAAAAATCCAGAGGTGGTGAACGCCTTGGCCGCCAGTTTCACAGAATCAACAGAGGATGAAATCTATGATTGGTACTTGCAGAGAGCGCCGCAACTCAAGAATGAGAACCTGTATTACTTCTTGCAAAGCTTTGGCGCGTTCCTTTTGAAAAAAAATATTGATGACCAGGAGAGAGGATGGAAGGTGCTAGTAGAGGTGGTAGAGAAAGAGAAGGTAGCGGTAGTGAAACAGACTGCCTTTCAAGTGCTTCTGTGGATAGCAGAAACCGAAGACCGTAAGATGGAAGTGTCTAAACTGTTGGAAAAGCACCCGGATTTAGCTGCCTGGATGAACCAGCAACCATAG
- the rplK gene encoding 50S ribosomal protein L11: protein MAKEIKGYLKLQVKGGAANPSPPIGPALGSKGLNIMEFCKQFNARTQDKAGQVCPVLITIYTDKSFDFVIKTPPAPVLLMDAAKIKAGSKEPNRNKVGSVTWDQIREIAEIKMPDLNAFKVESAMKLVAGTARSMGITVSGTAPWSE, encoded by the coding sequence ATGGCAAAAGAAATAAAAGGTTATCTGAAGCTTCAGGTAAAGGGAGGCGCCGCGAATCCATCGCCGCCGATTGGACCTGCACTTGGTTCTAAAGGCTTGAACATTATGGAGTTCTGCAAGCAGTTCAACGCTAGAACTCAGGATAAAGCCGGCCAAGTATGCCCAGTTTTGATTACAATTTACACTGACAAATCATTTGACTTTGTAATTAAAACTCCACCGGCACCGGTTTTATTGATGGATGCAGCTAAAATCAAAGCTGGTTCTAAGGAGCCTAACCGTAACAAGGTTGGTTCTGTAACTTGGGATCAGATTAGAGAGATTGCAGAAATCAAAATGCCTGACTTAAACGCATTCAAAGTTGAGTCAGCAATGAAATTGGTTGCAGGTACCGCGCGCAGCATGGGAATCACAGTGTCTGGTACGGCTCCTTGGAGTGAGTAA
- the frr gene encoding ribosome recycling factor: MTEEINFYLSEAEESMQKALQHTNVELTKIRAGRASASMVEDLKVDYYGTPTAFSQVANISAPDSRTLLIRPWEKNMIGEISKAIKASDLGLNPLTEADAVRLNIPALTEERRRELVKQAKNETESGKIRVRNIRKDVNDSLKKLQKEGTAEDAVKDAEGKVQKLTDSYIVKMDELLSKKEAEIMTI; this comes from the coding sequence ATGACCGAAGAAATTAATTTTTATTTGAGCGAAGCCGAAGAGTCTATGCAAAAGGCTTTGCAGCACACCAACGTAGAGCTCACCAAGATACGCGCCGGTAGAGCCAGCGCCTCCATGGTAGAAGACTTAAAAGTTGACTACTATGGCACGCCAACTGCTTTCTCACAGGTAGCCAACATCTCTGCGCCAGATTCCCGCACGCTGTTGATCAGACCATGGGAGAAAAACATGATAGGTGAGATCAGCAAAGCCATCAAAGCCAGCGACCTGGGCTTGAATCCCTTGACTGAGGCAGATGCCGTGCGTTTGAATATTCCTGCCTTGACCGAAGAGCGTCGCAGAGAATTGGTAAAGCAAGCCAAAAACGAAACCGAGAGCGGCAAGATCAGAGTGCGCAACATCCGCAAGGACGTGAACGACTCTTTGAAGAAACTGCAGAAAGAAGGCACCGCCGAGGACGCCGTGAAAGACGCCGAAGGCAAAGTGCAGAAACTAACTGATTCTTACATTGTAAAGATGGACGAACTGCTTTCTAAGAAAGAAGCAGAGATCATGACCATCTGA
- the rplA gene encoding 50S ribosomal protein L1 → MARISKNRKAVLAKYDPAKEYALLEAANVVKEITFTKFDASVDIDVRLGVDPRKADQMVRGVVTLPHGTGKDVRVLVLCTPDKEQEAKDAGADFVGLDEYIQKIEKGWTDIDVIITMPAVMAKVGRLGRILGPRNLMPNPKAGTVTTDVAKAVKEVKAGKIDFKVDKTGIIHTSIGKVSFGPEQLFENATEVIATLNRLKPSSAKGTYIRSITLSSTMSPGVVVDKNSI, encoded by the coding sequence ATGGCTAGAATTTCTAAAAACAGAAAAGCAGTTTTAGCGAAGTACGATCCTGCCAAGGAGTACGCATTGTTAGAGGCTGCGAACGTTGTGAAAGAGATCACTTTCACCAAGTTCGATGCATCCGTTGACATTGACGTGCGTTTGGGGGTTGATCCTCGCAAAGCTGATCAGATGGTAAGAGGTGTTGTGACACTTCCCCATGGAACCGGTAAAGATGTTCGTGTATTGGTGCTTTGTACGCCTGACAAAGAGCAGGAAGCAAAAGACGCAGGAGCGGACTTCGTAGGTTTAGATGAGTACATCCAGAAGATTGAAAAAGGATGGACTGACATTGACGTAATCATTACCATGCCAGCGGTAATGGCTAAAGTAGGTAGATTAGGTAGAATCCTAGGACCACGTAACTTGATGCCGAACCCTAAAGCAGGTACTGTAACTACAGATGTTGCCAAAGCAGTGAAAGAAGTTAAGGCTGGTAAAATCGACTTTAAAGTTGACAAAACCGGTATCATTCACACCAGCATCGGTAAAGTATCTTTCGGACCAGAGCAATTGTTTGAGAACGCTACAGAAGTAATCGCTACTTTGAACCGTTTGAAGCCCTCTTCTGCCAAAGGAACTTATATTAGAAGCATCACATTGTCTAGTACAATGAGCCCTGGTGTGGTGGTAGATAAAAACTCTATTTAA
- the nusG gene encoding transcription termination/antitermination protein NusG: MADLKWYVVRAVSGQEKKAKSYLENEVARHNLTEMVPQVLIPSEKVYEMRNGKKRVRERSFFPGYVLVHADLANGEIEHLITSTPGVIGFLGAGTGSAPSKPVPLRMSEVNRILGKVDETDEQVETLETPFIVGETVKVMDGPFNGFAGTVEEVFEERRKLNVMVKIFGRNTPVELNYMQVEKEQ; the protein is encoded by the coding sequence ATGGCAGATTTAAAGTGGTATGTAGTACGCGCTGTATCAGGTCAAGAGAAGAAAGCAAAATCTTATCTTGAGAATGAGGTGGCTCGTCATAATCTAACGGAGATGGTGCCCCAGGTGCTAATTCCGTCTGAGAAAGTCTATGAGATGCGTAACGGCAAGAAGCGGGTGCGTGAGCGAAGTTTCTTTCCAGGATATGTGCTGGTGCATGCAGATTTGGCCAATGGTGAGATTGAGCACTTAATTACTAGTACCCCTGGCGTTATTGGTTTCTTAGGAGCTGGAACAGGAAGCGCGCCGTCTAAGCCGGTTCCTTTGCGCATGTCTGAAGTTAACCGAATCTTAGGAAAGGTAGACGAGACAGACGAGCAAGTGGAGACGTTGGAGACTCCTTTCATTGTAGGAGAGACCGTGAAAGTAATGGATGGCCCATTCAATGGTTTTGCCGGTACAGTGGAAGAGGTGTTTGAAGAGCGCCGCAAATTAAACGTGATGGTGAAGATCTTTGGCCGAAACACGCCAGTAGAACTAAACTATATGCAGGTAGAAAAAGAACAGTAG
- the nadD gene encoding nicotinate (nicotinamide) nucleotide adenylyltransferase, translating into MRVGLLFGSFNPIHIGHLILANFMATNANVDTVWLVVSPQNPFKPSNSLLHEFDRLHMVRLAIADNPDLGVTDIEFRMPKPSYTIDTLTWLKEKYPTYQFSLIMGEDNLATFHKWKNYEQILDQHEILVYPRPGSAPIPDALAGHARIQVVEAPLLDISATFIRKCLKENKSVRYLLPEVVEDYIKSKKLYS; encoded by the coding sequence ATGCGGGTGGGTCTGCTCTTCGGGTCATTTAACCCTATCCATATTGGGCATTTGATTCTGGCCAACTTCATGGCCACCAATGCCAATGTAGACACGGTTTGGCTGGTGGTGAGTCCGCAGAACCCGTTCAAGCCCAGCAACAGTCTGTTGCATGAGTTTGACCGCCTGCACATGGTGCGCCTGGCTATTGCCGACAATCCCGATCTAGGTGTGACGGACATTGAGTTTAGAATGCCCAAGCCAAGCTACACCATAGACACGCTCACCTGGCTCAAGGAGAAATACCCCACCTATCAGTTTTCCCTGATTATGGGTGAAGACAACCTGGCCACATTCCATAAGTGGAAAAACTACGAGCAGATTCTGGACCAGCATGAGATCTTGGTGTACCCAAGACCCGGTAGTGCGCCAATTCCAGATGCTTTGGCTGGTCATGCCAGAATACAAGTGGTAGAAGCCCCCTTGCTAGACATTTCGGCTACCTTCATCAGGAAATGCCTTAAAGAAAATAAGTCGGTGCGGTATCTATTGCCCGAAGTGGTGGAGGACTACATCAAATCTAAAAAGCTGTATTCTTAG